The Pseudanabaena yagii GIHE-NHR1 genomic interval GGCAGGGAGGGGTTTTATAAAAGATAACCACATCGTAAATAAAACCCCTATGAAAGAGATTAACCTATTCCGAGAAAAGTTGCAGCAACATCTGCAATGGAATCAGCAATTCTCATTATGAACGAAGGCTAGTCAAACCGTTGATATAGGGATATTGTAAATAACATGATGATTGATTTAGGGGAAGAGCTTTGAAAGCACAAGGCTCATTCGACAGAATTGTAGAAATTTTCCGACAACAACTAGAATCATTGCCAGACAAGCGGACAGGCAAAAATAGTCGCTATGGCATGGAAGATGCAGCCATGAGTGCATTCAGTGTATTTTTCACTCAAAGTCCATCATTCTTGTCTTACCAGCGGACAATGGAGCAGACAAAAGGGCGAAGCAACGCCCAAAGTTTATTTGGGGTGCATAAAATACCAACGGATAACCATATCCGAGACTTGCTAGACCCAGTGCAACCTAAAGAAATGTTTCCAGTGTTCGAGACAATCTTGGAGACGATAGAGCAAAAGGGGAAACTGCAAGGATTTCGAGGATTCGCCAACAATCTATTAATGGCGCTAGATGGGACAGAGTACTTTAGTTCAAAACAAATACACTGTCACCATTGTTCGAGTAGGAAAATGAAATCAGGAGAAATTCATTATTTTCATAGCGTAGTTACGCCAGTTATCGTCAGTCCACATCAATCGCAAGTGATTCCCCTAGTACCAGAATTTATTGTGCCGCAGGATGGAAATGACAAGCAAGACTGTGAGAATACAGCCGCCAAAAGATGGTTGTTACAACATGGCAGTAAGTACAGTGCATTCAAGGTAACTGTTTTGGGTGATGACCTTTATTCTCGCCAACCCTCTGCCAAATGCTATTAGAGCAACAGTTCAACTTCATCTTAGTCTGCCGCCCGAATCTCACCCCACTATCTATGAGCATATAGAAGGGATTGCTTTGCCAACGGTGGTTGTCAATAAGTGGACAGGGAAAGTTCAAGAGACCTATACCTACCAATATGTCAATGGGCTACCTATCAAAGATGGTGACGATGCTTTGCTGGTTAACTGGTGTGAACTAACTGTGACTAGACCTGATGGCAAGGTAGTTTACAAAAACTCTTTTGCCACCAATCACCTGATTACTGAGCAAACAGTGGTGGAAATCGTGCTGGCTGGTCGTACTCGTTGGAAAGTGGAAAATGAGAATAACAATACTCTCAAAACTAAGGGCTACAACCTAGAACACAACTTTGGACATGGCAAGGAGCATCTTGCTTCATTCCTAGCCACCCTCAATATTTTGTCCCTACTATTTCACACGTTATTGGAATTGGTCGATGACAAGTACCAGTTATTGCGCTCTCATTTGCCAACCCGCAAAACCTTTTTTAACGATTTACGCGCCTTGACTCGATATCTTGTTTTTGATAGTTGGGATCATCTTTTGACTTTTATGATTCAAGGTTTGGAGTTAGATCTCCCTCCCAACAGTAGTTAATTTTTCATAATGAGAATTGCTGGCAATGGAATAGAGCAAGACTAGCCTTTGTGTCCATGTTCTTGATCGCGCTAATGCGAGTAAAGACAGTAAACCTAGCTGAAATTGCCACAGGATTTAGTGGTTATGCCAAAGTCGAATCACACTATAAGAGGTTACAGAGATTTTTTCGAGACTTTGAAGTGGACTATGAAAAGATCGCACTCATGGTCGTCAAAGTCATGCAAATCCCCGAACCTTGGGTAATTTCTATCGACCGCACCGATTGGGAATTCGGTAAAACCGTGTTTAATGTGCTGACATTGGGAATAGTGCATTACGGTATTGCATTCCCGTTGGTATGGATGATGCTGGACAAAAAAGGTAACTCAAACACCCGTGAGCGCTGTGAATTGTGTAATCGATTTCTGGAAATATTTGGAGACCGCAAAATCGACTTTTTGAGTGCAGACCGAGAGTTTGTCGGTGAGGATTGGTTAGATTACTTGTTGTGTGAACCATGTAACCGTTTTCGTATCCGCCGTAAAAATACTTTGCTCAATGACGGGCAGAAAAAACTGCGTGCCGACATTTGTTTTCAAGACCTCCAAGTTGGTCAGTCCAAAGTATTGTCCAAGCCCAGAAAGGTTTGGAACCATTGGCTTCGTATAGCCGCTATGCGTCTTGATGATGGCGATTTATTAATTGTCGCGACGACTCATGACCCTGATACGGCTATTGCTGACTATGCTAAGCGTTGGGCTATTGAGACTTTATTCGGGTGCTTTAAAACCCGTGGCTTTTGTTTGGAGTCCACTCATCTTCAAGATCCTGAACGTCTTTCCAAACTAATTGCTTTGCTTACTCTGGCTTTATGTTGGGCTTTTTCTTCTGGGCTTTGGTTGGCTCAACTAAATCCCCTCAAGCCTAAAAAACACGGTCGTCTTCCTAAAAGCATTTTTCGCCTTGGTTTTGATTTCCTTCGTCACATCATCTTTGACTTACATCTCAATTCTCAAGCCTTCTTTAACTCCATTAAATTTTTGTCCTGTACTTAGAGTTTTTCATAGTGCATGGTGGCAAGCTGATAAGTACTATATACAAGAACGTGAAAGTGATTTTACTATAGTTCATCCAGAGAAAGGAATCCTATTATTAGAGGTAAAAGGAGGGAAAATATCTTATGACTCTATAAATAAATCTTGGTATCAAAATCAAGATAGGATGAAAAGGTCTCCATTTGATCAAGCTAGAGAAATTAGGTATTCATTTATAAAATTTCTGAGTAGGTCTAGTAGTAACCTATCAAGAGCGTGTATTGGTCAATGCGCAGCTTTTCCTGATGTGGATGCTATAGAAAATGGATTGCCATCTGAAGCTCCTCGCAATATATTGCTATTGCGTCCTCAACTCAAAGATATTAATCTGATTGACTGACAAAAGTGGTAAGAGAAGTTGCGAGAAAGTATACAGAGATTGAATTTGAGTAAAAAAGAGGCGTATGCTGTTTTTTGAAGAAAAAGGAGCATAGGACAAATGACCCAAAACGCCTCACGTATCTATAATGAACTAATAAAATTCGGGAGTCAATACAGCCAGTGGTCAGATGTGCGCCATTTGGGAGTAATGGCGTGGATGATGGTGGGAATGATCGCCACAGGGAGTGTGAATTTAACGAAGTGGTTAAGCCATATCAACACAAAAGCATTGATCGCCCAAAGCACGCAAAGACAACTATCAAGATGGCTGAACAATCCGCGCATAAATCCAGCTAAGCTATACAGTCCAGTAATCAAAGAGTTAATCGCTAAATGGAAAGAGCCAGAAATATATCTGAGTTTTGATACCAGTCAACTGTGGGAAGAATACAGCATGATCCGATTGTGTGTAGTTCATCAGGGAAGAGCTTTACCGTTATGTTGGCGTGTAATCAAACATCGCAGTAGTAGTGTGGAGATGAGTAGCTATCAAGACATGCTCAAACGCGCATCGAAACTGTTGCCCGTGAATGTCAAAGTAGTTTTATTAGCAGACCGAGCATTTGCTAATCCAGAACTGGTGCGCTATGTGTGGGAATTAAAATGGCAATGTCGGATTCGGATCAAGGGTAATTTCTGGATATATGCCCCCAAGCATGGCTGGCAAACAGTCAAACAATTACATCTTCGTCTTGGTGAAGCTAAGTTGATCCACAATGTTAAAGTTCACAAAACTGAGTCCAAGCGTCTTACCGATGTGCATATTGCGGCGGCTTGGGAATCTGGGAGCCGAGAGTATTGGTATATTCTCAGTACTGAACCTACCACACTCCAAACTTTTTGGGAGTATGGTCTGAGATTCGATATTGAGGAGAATTTCTTGGATGATAAATCTAATGGCTTTGATTTAGAATCTTCGCGTTTACGTTCGGCTCCTGCCATTTCTCGCCTTTGTTTTGTGATAGCACTGACCACCTTGTTTTTAACGGCTCAAGGACTGGCGGTTGCTGATTCTGGCTATCGTCGTTTGGTTGATCCTCATTGGTTTCGTGGGCTTAGTTATCTCAAGATTGGCTGGAACTGGATTCACACCGCTATCACTAAAAACTGGGCTTTCTTGCCTTTCTACTCTTTTACTTCTTATCTTGACTCTCACCCTGCTATTGCTTCTCGTCGAAAACATCTTCAGAAATTATTCCGCATTGAGTTCTATGCTTCTACTCTCGACTATGCTTCATAGACTTTTGTCAGTCAATCAGGATATTAATAGACATATATCATCTATCTTTGATTACTATTCTTGCAGTGGAAATCACTTAAGGTTGGGAGAAAAGGGTGTAAATAGAATTATAGATTTGATTTCGCCGAAAACCAACTTCAAGAAGTATATTGGTAATGATCTAAGCGAGATTCATCAAGAAATTCTCCGCTTAACTGAGCAGCAATTTGCGATATTAAATAGCCTGTATTTTCAATCTCAATGCACAATTTTAGGGTGTGCTGGATCAGGTAAAACACAATTAGCAATAGAAAAGACAAGGCAACTATCTCAACAAAATTATACAACTCTTATAACTTGTAAGTCTCTTAATTTAAGTCTTTATATTGCAGCTTCATTATCACAAGAAATCGAGTCAAATCATTGCGTAGTATCACATTATAGTAAAGTAATAGAAAATTATAACAACAGAAAATTTGATGCTATTATTCTTGACGAAGGTCAAGATTTTGAGCGTAGTGAATTAGATCTTTTAAAGAAGCTCCTAACTGAAGAAGAAATATTTTACATATTTCAGGATAGCAATCAAAATATATCCAAAAAGGAAAATATTAGCAAGTATACACTTCAATTAAATCCTATGGCTTTAAACAAAAACTGTAGGAATACCAATCAAATATTTCATTATGCTAAGCCATTTGTATCTTGCTTACATCCTCTAGAAAGCTCATCAATTGATGGCAGGGATGTAGTTCAAAAAGTATATGATAGACCTTGTAATCTTCTACTAATGATTGAGAAAGATATCTCTTTTTTGGTTAATGAAGAGAAAGTAAATTCCAATCAGATTATTATATTGACTGATATACATCCACTATCGAAGTCATTTTTAGCAAGTTTATCTAAAATTGGAAATTTCTCTTTAATAGAATATTCACTAAACAATAAAGAGAAGCAAAGTATTCAATATGAAAATATAGGAAGATATAAAGGGCTTGAAAATGACATTATTTTACTTGTTCTTGAAAAGCCTAAAACATTAGTTCCAAACAACTGGGATATTGCCAATAAATACATCGGAGCTACTAGAGCAAAAAGTTATTTAATTGTCTATGAAGCTCCTGATCCAGAAATTGACTTTTAAAATATGATTTTTATTGAAACAAAAAACTTTCAGATTCAATTGTTACTTCACTTTCCTCCAATATTTCTTCAAATGAAGGTAATTTAGGTGAACCTTTATAATACAGTGTCCCAATCTGATAAACAGCATTTTGTATAGGCTCTGGTATTGGACGATTTAAATTTATCGATATCAAATCTTGTAATAAATGATAATCTTGAAGAATTAAATAATAAGCGTAAATGCAATTTAGTTGCAAAGCTATGCAATTACTTCTTATTAACTCAGTTATACATAGAAGTAACCTCTCTTTTAATTTTTGTCTTGTTGACATCCTTTGTATATAAGTCAAAGCTCCCTTTCTTGGTTTTATAAGATTATGAATTATTCTAGTCTTAATAAATGTATGTATTTCAGTGTCGTCAAGCACTTTAAATAGGTATTTAAGACTAATTTTTTGAATATCATCATTATTTTCTAAAGATACAAATCTAACAAACAACCAAGCATATAATTTGGAATGCTTAGTATATTTTTTAGATAATTGATATAGCCACTCAATATGATAAATAAATAGTTTAGGGTCTATTTTTTTACCTAGAGGTATTTTGTGTAGAAATTCACCAAATTTCTTTGCTTTTTCTTCACTGTCTATTTCTTCAAGGCTAACAAATATATCTTTATCTGATACAGAAATTGATTTGTCTGGCAGTTCTTGCTCATATTCTGTACTTGAGTTTATTTCCCTAATTAAAACACTTTTATCTATAATTTTTTCTTGCTGAGGATCAGAATCTTCCTCTTCTATGAATGGAATTGTTGATGTCCCCCCTTTTTTTGATTCTTTAATAAATTCAATAATCTTTTCTTGAGCTTCTATTATTTTTGTTTTTGAAGCATTTAGATTTACTCCAATTTTTAAAAGAAACTCTTGCAATATTATTAATCCTTTTATCGCATCACTTTTACTCTTTGTAAAAATACGAAAATCATCAACATATCTTCCAAAGTTTATTTTTTGGTTGAATAAGGCTTCATCAACTTCTTTAAGAAATAAATTAGCAATGAATCCTTCTGCTTCATTGCCAATCGGTATCCCTTGACTATTATAAGTTTCGTTTAATTTACCATCTACGAAAGAGTAGTAACAAACTTTGAATTTTAAGGTTTTAGCAAAAATCAATATGAATTGTGATTCTTTGGGTATGCTAAGTTGTTTTGAAATTGCCGAAACCAAATATTCATGAGATATAGAATCATAGAAAGATGAGATATCAGTTTTCAGTAAACAGAAGCTATGATCGACTTGTTTTGTTTGCCAATCTGTAAACTCTTCAAACCCGTAGAAGTAGTATCTATACAATCCTTCTTTAGATTTTTTGTCTTTATCTCTATTTCTCTCTAGTCTATGTGAAAAGCAGTTTTTTACTAGTGTAAAATCCAATAGATCAGCTAGAATTATTACAATAATAAATTTTATTACTAAATCTTTAAAGGGGGTATGTATCATTCGCCTAAAGAACATTTCTGATTTAGGTAGATAGAAAGAAAATGCAGTTTCTGGTTCGTATACATTAGGATTTTCAAAAATAGACTTTATTTCTTCAAACAACTTTTCCTTATCTTGTCTATAGTAATCTATCTCTATAAAATTACAGTAGGAATCTTCCTTAATCCTATAATATATTGCATATACATATGCTTTGTCGAAAGTCTCTCTCTTTTTTATTAGTTCTAGGAGAAAGTGTTGATTCATTGTGCTTATCTATTTGATTGATCTAAAATATAATAATATAAATCAGTGTAGTATAAATTGCCCAATGCAATTTGGAGCAAACTATCCCAAAATAATATGCTGCAAAATTGAGATTTTTAGTCAGTCTGAATTGTTTTCTTTACATGATCAACTGAAATTAACTGCTTTACCAGACTTACGCTCAAAGTATGAATATGAAATAGTCGAACAAGCTCAAGCTACGGGGCATAAAGCTCTGAAAGCAGCTGTAGTTAAATAATTGTATGATATGGCGATCGCTAATCTATACCACTACTTGCAATAATTTATTTGTCAAACCACTAAAAAAACTATGCAAACACTACCTAAAATCGAAGAAACATTAATTGCAGTCATCAAAGCCTTACCAATCGAAAAACAGCAAGCACTATTAGAATTTGCCGAATTTTTGCAAGCCAAAACATCACCTAAATCCCCAAGCAAAAGTATCAAAGGCTTATGGGCAAATGCAGATATTAACCTCACCGAAGAAGAACTCGCTGCAACTAGAAAAGAAATGTGGGCAACCTTCCCCAAGGACATTGAATTATGAGCGTTGTAGCTGACACCCACACAATCATTTGGTACTTGCGAAGTCCTGAAAAGTTATCAACAAATGCAGTGAACGCTGTTGATAATGCCTTGAACAATGGCGAATCAATTTTTATATCTGCGATTTCTCTTGTGGAAATAAATTATTTAGTTGAGAAAAATCGGATTCCCACCAGTTCGTTAGAGCAACTTTTACAACTCATAGACGATCCACTTGTAAAATTAGTTGTTGTTCCACTGGATACCCCAGTAGCTAAAGCTTTTACTCAAATCTCCCGTAAAATTGTCCCAGAAATGGGCGATCGCATTATCGCAGCAACTGCTCTATATCTTGGTCTGCCTCTAGTTACCAAAGACCATAAAATCAGTAACTTATCCAATATTCAGATAGTTTGGTAGATTTAAAAGCAGATGTAGTTAACCAATCGTCTGATGTGGCGATTATTTTACCTACTCACAACCTGAGTACGAGCCTGAGAACGAGATTTAGGCTTATCTTTCACCACAATCTCCACATCACGACCTAGAGAATTTAAAAACCTAAACAACCTCACAGTCGAGAAACCTGATAACTTGCCATTGATCAAAGCCGACATCTTAGGCTGATCGATCCCCAATAGTTTAGCCGCTTCAACTTGAGTAATTCCTAATTTAGTAATGATACTGCTAATTTTGTAAGCAAGTTCTGCTTTGACCAGCAACTCATCAGAATTCTCTAATCCCAAATCCGCAAAAACATTACCACTACTTTTTTGCACCTTAATCTCTTCAGTCATTTAAAACCTCCATTTACTTTTTCTTGTTGTAATGCTCAGCATAGTGTTCTTTAGCCCGTTTTAGTCTTGCTTCAATCAAATCGATATCTTGCTTTGGAGTAGCAATGCCCTGTTTCGATTTCTTTTGAAAGGAATGCAAAACATAAACAACATCAGCAAATTTGATCGTATAGACTGCCCGATAAGTGTCTCCATCAAAATCTTCTACCACTTCCACAACGCCAGCACCTTTAAAACCTTTAAGTGGCTTAGCAGAAGGATGTTTATCTCCACATTGAGCGATGTACAAAGCATAACCCACAACTTGCTGAACCTCGTCTGGGAAATCTTTTAAATCATCTAGCGAACTCCCAATCCACTCAACAGGTTTCAACGGTAAAATACTCACATTACAAATATGCCAATACTAGCATATCGCATAAAATTAATATTGTGGCATAAAGCTTTAAAGGCAGAGGTAGTTAAACAATTGTCTGATATGGCGATCGCTAATTTTTATCATTACTTGCGATTTCCTCAAGAAAAGCGATCGCATCTTGAATGACCATCACAACACTTGGTTAATCAGAAGAAATTACTTGATCAAAATAATTCCTAAAACTATTGCACGACATTTCTTAAGTTAATCTCTAATTCTTGCCGTAAAGCTAGATAATGACGGTAATTACTCGCCCAATCAAACCTCTCTTCATCATCATCCGTCTCACCTTGTTGATACTGCACAAAAAAGTCAGCCGAATCAGTTTGGTATTTAATCTCATAACCGTATAACTGCTTAGTCAAAGCTACTAAAGCATCTAGAGGCGATGTATATTCAGTAATCTGTTTACGCATGATAATAATCGAATTTATTCTTTATGTATTTGAGAAACTTCTACATACGAACCTGTTCTTTTAATCTTGCTATCACACTCTCACCATCCAGCCCTTCACCCCGATCTAGTTGAGCTAGACCATCAGCAACCTTTTGGCGAGTATCTTGCAGCCATTGCTCATAATGTTTATCTCTTTCCTCAAGCAACCGAAACGCCTCAAAAATCACCTCATCAGCAGAGCTATACTTACCACTTTTCAGCTTTTTTTGAATAAACTGCTCTTGCTCAATTTTTAAGGCAATACTCATGATTTGCATCCTAAGTCATATAATTATCAGCAATTATAGCAAAAGCTTTAAAATCAGATGTAGTAAAATGATCGTCTGACATGGCGATCGCTAATTTATACCACTACTTTCAATAAGCGAAACAAAGTAACTTATCCACTCACCACCTGAGTACGAGCCTGAGTAAGAGATTTAGGCTTATCTTTCACCACAATCTCCACATCACGACCTAGAGAATTTAAAAACCTAAATAACCTCACAGTCGAGAAGCCTGACAACTTGCCATTGATCAAAGCCGACATCTTATGCTGATCGATTCCCAATAGTTGAGCCGATTCAACTTGAGTAATTCCTAAATTGAGAGGTCGTTGTTGCATAAAAAGGTGAGTGAAGAAGGAAACTCCTATAGAATCTAAAGATTTGCCAAAATCTTGTCCTTATACATCTACGCAGATTTTGGATGTCAATTTTCCTGAAGGCATGGAGGTTTAATTTATGGCGATCGCATTAGAATCAAGTTAAAGACTTAAGATGGATGGTAGGGCGCTTTGCGCCCCACCAATCACATAGTAATTATCAGTTATCAAAATGAGTACTACAGAACGCATTGAACAGTTAGCTGCGGCGATCGCAGAAGATGTCTATATCGATATCGCGAAGTGGCATTTATATTTGAATGATGCCCATTTGCATCGCCCCCTTGCCGAGAAGTTTTATCCAATGATCGTGGCGGGGATTAAGGCTTCGGATGTGAGCCAAGTCCTAGAAGAAACTAAGATTGCTATTGGTGGCGGTAAACGCGAGATTCCTCTAAGTGATTTAATTCCCAGTTCTTGCCAAAACCGATTGTTAACTATTTTAGAAGAGTTTGACTATTAATCCTGCATCCAAACCTACCACCAATCCAGTATTTCAAGCCATGCGCCGCCGCTTGGCTCTGTGGTATGCGATCGTCACAGCGATTTTGCTGATTGTCTTTGCGACGGGATTCTATCTCTATGTGCAATCTACCTTGATCGATCGCATTGATGACACGATTGATCATGTTGCCGAAGTCATCGAGCGATCGCTAATTCGTTCTAATCTGATTGATTTAGAATCAGATTTCAGTCATAACTTTTCGGCAAATGCTCAAGAAATCGATGCCGATCACATTGATATCGACTGGTTTAGCCCTAGAGGAGAGATTCTCTGGACAACTAATGGCAATTCTGATTCTTTGCAACAAAGAGAACGCGAAATTTTACAGCCAGTTTATCGCACGGTGCATTTGTCGGAAGCGGAACCTTTGCGCCAGATGACCGAACCGATTGTGATTAATGGCAAATTGCTGGGATATTTGCGGATTAGTCATCCTTGGTTTGAAGTCACTAAGCCCGTGAAGCAGCTATTTCTCGATCTCGCGGTGGGGACAACGCTCATGGTGGGCGTAGTATTGTTATGCGGTTGGTGGTTAGCAGGAATTGCCATGGAACCTGTGCGCGAATCTTACCAACGCTTAAAACAATTTACTGCCGATGCTTCCCATGAATTGCGGAACCCGATCGCCGTAATTCAAACCAATGTCCAAGTAGCCCTCTCCGATCCCAGTCCCGATCTAGAATTTCAGAAATCCCAACTAGAAACTATTGAAAGGATTACGCGCCGCTTAGGAAGATTGATTGAAGATTTACTCTTTTTAGCGCGGCATGATGGCGGTATTACGAATCAGAAGCGTGAGACTTGCAATTTGTCACAAATCC includes:
- a CDS encoding helix-turn-helix domain-containing protein, whose amino-acid sequence is MTEEIKVQKSSGNVFADLGLENSDELLVKAELAYKISSIITKLGITQVEAAKLLGIDQPKMSALINGKLSGFSTVRLFRFLNSLGRDVEIVVKDKPKSRSQARTQVVSR
- the tumA gene encoding antitoxin TumA, whose translation is MRKQITEYTSPLDALVALTKQLYGYEIKYQTDSADFFVQYQQGETDDDEERFDWASNYRHYLALRQELEINLRNVVQ
- a CDS encoding DUF3181 family protein, coding for MSTTERIEQLAAAIAEDVYIDIAKWHLYLNDAHLHRPLAEKFYPMIVAGIKASDVSQVLEETKIAIGGGKREIPLSDLIPSSCQNRLLTILEEFDY
- a CDS encoding type II toxin-antitoxin system ParD family antitoxin, producing the protein MSIALKIEQEQFIQKKLKSGKYSSADEVIFEAFRLLEERDKHYEQWLQDTRQKVADGLAQLDRGEGLDGESVIARLKEQVRM
- a CDS encoding type II toxin-antitoxin system RelE/ParE family toxin; translated protein: MSILPLKPVEWIGSSLDDLKDFPDEVQQVVGYALYIAQCGDKHPSAKPLKGFKGAGVVEVVEDFDGDTYRAVYTIKFADVVYVLHSFQKKSKQGIATPKQDIDLIEARLKRAKEHYAEHYNKKK
- a CDS encoding DNA/RNA helicase domain-containing protein, translating into MLHRLLSVNQDINRHISSIFDYYSCSGNHLRLGEKGVNRIIDLISPKTNFKKYIGNDLSEIHQEILRLTEQQFAILNSLYFQSQCTILGCAGSGKTQLAIEKTRQLSQQNYTTLITCKSLNLSLYIAASLSQEIESNHCVVSHYSKVIENYNNRKFDAIILDEGQDFERSELDLLKKLLTEEEIFYIFQDSNQNISKKENISKYTLQLNPMALNKNCRNTNQIFHYAKPFVSCLHPLESSSIDGRDVVQKVYDRPCNLLLMIEKDISFLVNEEKVNSNQIIILTDIHPLSKSFLASLSKIGNFSLIEYSLNNKEKQSIQYENIGRYKGLENDIILLVLEKPKTLVPNNWDIANKYIGATRAKSYLIVYEAPDPEIDF
- a CDS encoding type II toxin-antitoxin system VapC family toxin, producing the protein MSVVADTHTIIWYLRSPEKLSTNAVNAVDNALNNGESIFISAISLVEINYLVEKNRIPTSSLEQLLQLIDDPLVKLVVVPLDTPVAKAFTQISRKIVPEMGDRIIAATALYLGLPLVTKDHKISNLSNIQIVW
- a CDS encoding RNA-directed DNA polymerase; the encoded protein is MNQHFLLELIKKRETFDKAYVYAIYYRIKEDSYCNFIEIDYYRQDKEKLFEEIKSIFENPNVYEPETAFSFYLPKSEMFFRRMIHTPFKDLVIKFIIVIILADLLDFTLVKNCFSHRLERNRDKDKKSKEGLYRYYFYGFEEFTDWQTKQVDHSFCLLKTDISSFYDSISHEYLVSAISKQLSIPKESQFILIFAKTLKFKVCYYSFVDGKLNETYNSQGIPIGNEAEGFIANLFLKEVDEALFNQKINFGRYVDDFRIFTKSKSDAIKGLIILQEFLLKIGVNLNASKTKIIEAQEKIIEFIKESKKGGTSTIPFIEEEDSDPQQEKIIDKSVLIREINSSTEYEQELPDKSISVSDKDIFVSLEEIDSEEKAKKFGEFLHKIPLGKKIDPKLFIYHIEWLYQLSKKYTKHSKLYAWLFVRFVSLENNDDIQKISLKYLFKVLDDTEIHTFIKTRIIHNLIKPRKGALTYIQRMSTRQKLKERLLLCITELIRSNCIALQLNCIYAYYLILQDYHLLQDLISINLNRPIPEPIQNAVYQIGTLYYKGSPKLPSFEEILEESEVTIESESFLFQ
- a CDS encoding transposase translates to MTQNASRIYNELIKFGSQYSQWSDVRHLGVMAWMMVGMIATGSVNLTKWLSHINTKALIAQSTQRQLSRWLNNPRINPAKLYSPVIKELIAKWKEPEIYLSFDTSQLWEEYSMIRLCVVHQGRALPLCWRVIKHRSSSVEMSSYQDMLKRASKLLPVNVKVVLLADRAFANPELVRYVWELKWQCRIRIKGNFWIYAPKHGWQTVKQLHLRLGEAKLIHNVKVHKTESKRLTDVHIAAAWESGSREYWYILSTEPTTLQTFWEYGLRFDIEENFLDDKSNGFDLESSRLRSAPAISRLCFVIALTTLFLTAQGLAVADSGYRRLVDPHWFRGLSYLKIGWNWIHTAITKNWAFLPFYSFTSYLDSHPAIASRRKHLQKLFRIEFYASTLDYAS
- a CDS encoding IS4 family transposase — protein: MFHNENCWQWNRARLAFVSMFLIALMRVKTVNLAEIATGFSGYAKVESHYKRLQRFFRDFEVDYEKIALMVVKVMQIPEPWVISIDRTDWEFGKTVFNVLTLGIVHYGIAFPLVWMMLDKKGNSNTRERCELCNRFLEIFGDRKIDFLSADREFVGEDWLDYLLCEPCNRFRIRRKNTLLNDGQKKLRADICFQDLQVGQSKVLSKPRKVWNHWLRIAAMRLDDGDLLIVATTHDPDTAIADYAKRWAIETLFGCFKTRGFCLESTHLQDPERLSKLIALLTLALCWAFSSGLWLAQLNPLKPKKHGRLPKSIFRLGFDFLRHIIFDLHLNSQAFFNSIKFLSCT
- a CDS encoding sensor histidine kinase, whose protein sequence is MRRRLALWYAIVTAILLIVFATGFYLYVQSTLIDRIDDTIDHVAEVIERSLIRSNLIDLESDFSHNFSANAQEIDADHIDIDWFSPRGEILWTTNGNSDSLQQREREILQPVYRTVHLSEAEPLRQMTEPIVINGKLLGYLRISHPWFEVTKPVKQLFLDLAVGTTLMVGVVLLCGWWLAGIAMEPVRESYQRLKQFTADASHELRNPIAVIQTNVQVALSDPSPDLEFQKSQLETIERITRRLGRLIEDLLFLARHDGGITNQKRETCNLSQILYEVGEEQQAIAQQKQIMLELPSEDANLLISGDRDRLGRLFTNLVSNAIAYTPKGGKVEIVTQPLHSTNQVQVQVRDTGIGIPETELSQIFERFYRYQPQKSSKSSSKSGNSATSESGLGLAIAKAIAESHQGQIKVESKVGQGTTFTVNLPI
- a CDS encoding nuclease-related domain-containing protein; amino-acid sequence: MTYISILKPSLTPLNFCPVLRVFHSAWWQADKYYIQERESDFTIVHPEKGILLLEVKGGKISYDSINKSWYQNQDRMKRSPFDQAREIRYSFIKFLSRSSSNLSRACIGQCAAFPDVDAIENGLPSEAPRNILLLRPQLKDINLID
- a CDS encoding DUF2281 domain-containing protein; this translates as MQTLPKIEETLIAVIKALPIEKQQALLEFAEFLQAKTSPKSPSKSIKGLWANADINLTEEELAATRKEMWATFPKDIEL